One region of Mucilaginibacter sp. 14171R-50 genomic DNA includes:
- a CDS encoding helicase-related protein encodes MAFNPVRKMADNIAAIRIALDFTGQQLTETELEALKKYAGFGGLKAVLFPPGELTEWAKFGASAADIKLYPQVMELHTLLQEKLTAANYKSAIDALKSSSQTAYYTPDYIPRAIYVAMREANILPKRLYEPSAGAGVFIEEAVAAFDGLQQINAVEKDILTGKILTALCSVYQLPVAVQIKKLEETAATEKAQSDMVISNIPFGKIAVHDPAYNKSGISAKVHTYFFAKGLDKIKDGGILAYIVTEAFLNNPSNETARKYLFTSADLLSVAVLPANLMKENANVEVGMHLILVQKNDSKETLTEAEGLLIDTVEVQNSFGKYHLNAWLADKNELVYADEIIEGTNARGKASRVAWQNGNMQDIVPLLKEQLIAGFANFNYGKWEAISFDKKEAQLKQFTFLPVPQPAKSDDKTGLSFGQLGLFDAPVQTDENNKAIAFLDDLDKQFVDAGTVRQISVIRTTARPMHDSIVLLTARAKVNNRYAYKLYSNLSEISFPGKWMSGITLGQELDNLSVKLKHFGHDYRYEGDTSLEPAFKLQPDKPKAFTDLKPFYVKDTLVNFNGKLGLIGEPHNFEAKFDALDPQPELPFYEDYLTLRDIYLELSGYENEHEIQFPELRKSLNYCYEGFVAKYGELNKNANRNRILNDAALGFKILSSLEIREGDKFVRSDIFYGPLFQQKEMLKTDDPAEALARCLNDTGRVDLTLIGQITGLTPDEIILQLDKQILQNPETLNWETTDNYLSGNVVQKLQAAEKLAGEDPQNLQFARSLAAIRRVQPERIPFERLDFNLGERWVPIGYYQRFATDLFKLDTKINYLASIDDYKVSYAKKGNTITNEEFSVTPKESNKITGRTLLEYALLNTNPHFTYPVEQYGKVVRVPDTEAIQNAHRKVDNIRARYLLWLLELPNEDKQYLEKLYNDTYNCYALREYDGSHLTFPGLDFKALKILDLYPSQRNAAWRLIQNNGGLIDHEVGLGKTLTMIIAAMEMKRLGIVHKPMILALKANVQQITDTFRLAYPKAKLLAPGENDFEPSKRKRIFHEIKNNNWDCIILTHDQFGKIPQDPEIQRQILEIELDNTELDLLALQDQGEEITKEKLKGLEIRKENLEAKLKSVIDAIENRKDTGINFREMAIDHLFIDESHKFKNLTFTTRHTKVAGLGNMAGSQKALNMLFAIRTLQDRYDTDLCATFLSGTPISNSLTEMYLIFKYLRPRELERQQISNFDAWAAVYARKTVDFEFTVTNEIRAKERFRHFIKVPELALFYNQITDYKTAKHINLDKPEIDETLVNIKPTPDQQDFIKRLMQFAKNGDATLIGRRPLTKDEDKGRMLIATNYAKKMAVDMRLVNPEKYGDHPGNKVNVCARNVAEIYHESTPHKGTQIIFSDIGTPKTDEFNVYDALRDKLINDFNIPANQITFIHNWATDKQRKELFRKMNAGEIRILIGSTEKAGTGLNVQERIVAMHHLDIPWKPSELEQRDGRGARQGNWLAKQFYGNKVRNFIYAVEQSLDNYKFNLLKNKQIFISQMKNNELSVRTLDEGAMDEQSGMSFSEYIAILSGDTSLLEKTRLEKKVAELEGYKGAHFKEVARSRYLLEDLEKKSRDTQSTLELVRKDEVSYKQVLKFDEDGTKQNPLKLKDIALADTVAIGNHLIGLYKNWAPTDFNQPDLHLGELYGFDLFIRRKLQTIEEGFSSRITHVTSLYAESRSTGIKYMQNGGAPNIDNPKHAARYFLDAINRVVGMAERYEKELVGVNKQIPEVRELSQRPFDQEYELASLKKDMEKLEMEINQKIAEREKLAQAAQLSIEDDNEPLEEVSLGIKR; translated from the coding sequence ATGGCATTTAATCCGGTAAGGAAAATGGCAGACAATATTGCGGCCATCCGAATCGCGCTGGACTTTACTGGCCAGCAACTCACCGAAACAGAATTAGAAGCGCTGAAGAAATACGCAGGGTTCGGCGGCTTAAAAGCCGTCCTGTTTCCTCCCGGTGAATTAACAGAATGGGCAAAATTCGGCGCATCCGCCGCTGATATTAAACTTTATCCGCAGGTCATGGAACTTCATACCCTGCTTCAGGAAAAACTAACCGCCGCTAATTACAAATCAGCAATTGATGCGCTCAAAAGCAGTTCGCAAACCGCTTATTACACGCCGGATTATATCCCCAGGGCGATTTATGTCGCCATGCGGGAAGCCAATATTTTACCGAAACGCTTATACGAGCCAAGCGCGGGGGCCGGTGTATTTATTGAGGAGGCCGTAGCCGCATTTGACGGATTGCAACAAATTAATGCGGTTGAAAAGGATATCCTCACCGGCAAGATCCTGACTGCCTTATGTTCAGTTTATCAATTGCCCGTAGCCGTTCAGATCAAAAAGCTGGAAGAAACAGCAGCGACGGAAAAAGCGCAATCTGATATGGTGATCAGTAACATACCTTTTGGTAAGATCGCCGTTCATGACCCCGCCTATAACAAGAGTGGTATCTCGGCTAAAGTGCATACTTATTTCTTCGCCAAGGGGCTGGATAAAATTAAGGATGGCGGCATCTTAGCCTATATCGTTACCGAAGCATTCCTGAACAACCCCTCTAATGAAACTGCGCGTAAATACCTGTTTACCTCGGCAGACCTGTTGAGCGTAGCTGTGCTGCCCGCTAACCTGATGAAGGAAAATGCGAATGTAGAAGTTGGCATGCACCTGATCCTGGTACAGAAAAACGATTCGAAAGAAACGCTTACAGAAGCGGAAGGCCTGCTGATTGATACCGTAGAAGTGCAAAATTCATTTGGTAAATACCACCTGAATGCCTGGTTAGCGGATAAAAATGAATTGGTTTACGCCGATGAGATCATTGAAGGTACCAATGCAAGAGGCAAAGCTTCCCGCGTCGCCTGGCAAAACGGCAACATGCAGGACATCGTTCCTTTGCTTAAAGAACAGCTGATTGCCGGTTTTGCCAATTTCAATTATGGCAAGTGGGAAGCCATTTCCTTTGACAAAAAAGAGGCACAACTTAAACAGTTTACCTTTCTACCAGTACCACAACCTGCAAAATCAGATGATAAAACAGGTTTAAGTTTTGGCCAGTTAGGTTTATTTGACGCTCCTGTTCAAACCGACGAGAATAATAAGGCTATAGCTTTCCTGGATGATTTGGATAAACAATTCGTGGATGCCGGTACAGTACGCCAGATCAGTGTTATCCGCACAACTGCCAGGCCAATGCATGACAGTATTGTATTATTAACCGCCCGTGCTAAAGTAAATAACAGGTACGCCTATAAGCTGTATAGTAACCTATCCGAAATTTCATTTCCCGGAAAATGGATGTCCGGCATCACCCTCGGCCAGGAGTTGGATAACCTGTCGGTTAAATTGAAACATTTCGGGCATGACTATCGCTATGAAGGGGATACCAGTCTCGAACCGGCTTTTAAATTACAACCTGACAAGCCAAAAGCATTTACCGACCTGAAACCTTTTTATGTCAAGGATACCCTGGTCAACTTTAACGGCAAGCTTGGCCTGATCGGTGAACCCCATAATTTCGAGGCTAAATTCGATGCCCTTGATCCGCAGCCGGAACTACCATTTTACGAAGATTACCTAACCCTGCGGGATATCTACCTTGAATTATCCGGCTACGAAAATGAGCACGAGATCCAGTTCCCCGAACTGCGTAAATCGCTCAATTATTGCTATGAGGGTTTCGTCGCTAAATATGGTGAACTCAATAAAAATGCCAACCGGAACCGTATCCTAAATGATGCGGCATTGGGCTTCAAAATTTTGTCCTCCCTTGAAATCCGGGAAGGCGACAAATTTGTTCGCTCTGATATATTTTACGGCCCGCTTTTTCAGCAAAAGGAAATGCTGAAAACCGATGATCCTGCCGAAGCGCTGGCAAGATGCCTGAACGACACCGGCAGGGTGGATTTAACGCTTATCGGACAGATCACCGGTTTAACACCGGATGAGATCATCCTGCAACTGGATAAGCAGATCCTGCAAAACCCGGAGACACTGAACTGGGAAACGACGGATAATTATCTTTCCGGTAACGTGGTTCAAAAACTTCAGGCAGCAGAAAAGCTGGCCGGGGAAGATCCGCAAAACCTTCAGTTCGCCAGAAGCCTTGCCGCTATCCGGCGTGTACAGCCTGAACGCATACCATTCGAAAGGCTTGATTTTAATCTTGGGGAGCGCTGGGTGCCGATTGGTTATTACCAGCGGTTTGCAACCGACCTTTTCAAACTGGATACCAAGATCAATTACCTGGCATCTATAGATGACTATAAGGTAAGCTATGCCAAAAAAGGCAATACGATAACCAATGAAGAGTTTTCGGTCACGCCAAAGGAAAGCAACAAGATAACCGGACGCACATTGCTGGAATATGCGCTGCTTAACACCAATCCTCATTTTACCTATCCGGTTGAGCAGTATGGCAAAGTGGTACGGGTACCGGATACTGAAGCGATACAAAATGCGCACCGCAAAGTCGATAATATCAGGGCGCGTTACCTGCTTTGGTTGCTCGAACTGCCAAATGAGGATAAGCAGTACTTAGAAAAGTTATACAATGACACGTACAACTGTTATGCGCTGCGCGAATATGATGGAAGTCACCTGACCTTTCCGGGCCTTGATTTTAAAGCTTTAAAGATCTTAGACCTTTATCCCTCGCAGCGAAATGCTGCCTGGCGGTTGATTCAAAATAATGGCGGGCTGATCGACCATGAGGTGGGCCTTGGCAAAACCCTGACCATGATCATCGCAGCCATGGAAATGAAAAGGTTGGGGATCGTTCATAAACCAATGATATTGGCTTTAAAGGCTAATGTACAGCAGATCACCGATACGTTCCGGCTGGCTTATCCAAAAGCTAAATTATTGGCACCGGGCGAAAATGATTTTGAGCCGTCAAAACGGAAACGCATTTTTCACGAAATAAAAAATAACAATTGGGACTGCATCATTTTAACACATGACCAATTTGGAAAAATCCCACAGGACCCTGAAATTCAGCGGCAGATCTTAGAAATCGAACTGGACAATACGGAACTCGATCTCCTGGCTCTCCAGGACCAGGGTGAAGAGATCACCAAAGAGAAACTGAAAGGTTTAGAGATCAGGAAGGAAAACCTGGAAGCCAAGCTGAAAAGCGTGATCGATGCCATCGAAAACAGAAAGGATACCGGTATCAATTTCCGGGAAATGGCTATTGACCATCTGTTCATTGATGAATCCCATAAGTTTAAGAACCTCACGTTTACCACCAGGCATACTAAAGTTGCAGGTTTGGGGAACATGGCAGGCAGTCAGAAAGCGCTTAACATGCTTTTTGCCATCCGCACTTTACAGGACCGCTACGATACGGACCTGTGTGCAACTTTTCTTTCCGGCACTCCAATTTCCAATAGTCTGACGGAAATGTACCTGATCTTTAAGTATCTCCGGCCAAGAGAATTGGAAAGGCAACAAATATCCAATTTTGATGCCTGGGCGGCGGTTTATGCCCGTAAAACGGTCGATTTTGAATTTACTGTAACCAACGAGATCAGGGCGAAAGAACGGTTTCGCCACTTTATCAAAGTACCCGAACTTGCGCTGTTTTATAACCAAATTACGGACTATAAGACAGCCAAACATATCAATCTTGACAAGCCGGAAATTGACGAAACTCTGGTCAATATAAAACCCACGCCGGATCAGCAGGACTTCATTAAACGGCTGATGCAATTCGCAAAGAACGGTGATGCCACTTTAATTGGGAGGCGTCCCCTGACTAAGGATGAAGATAAGGGCCGGATGCTGATCGCAACCAACTATGCCAAGAAAATGGCTGTGGATATGCGCCTCGTTAACCCGGAAAAATATGGCGACCACCCCGGTAATAAGGTAAATGTTTGCGCCCGAAACGTAGCGGAGATCTATCATGAAAGCACCCCGCATAAAGGCACACAGATCATTTTCAGCGACATCGGCACGCCAAAAACCGACGAGTTTAATGTGTATGATGCCCTCCGGGATAAACTGATCAATGATTTTAATATCCCGGCTAACCAGATCACTTTTATACACAACTGGGCAACGGATAAGCAGCGGAAAGAGCTGTTTAGAAAAATGAACGCCGGGGAGATCAGGATTCTGATTGGCAGCACCGAAAAAGCGGGAACGGGTCTGAATGTTCAGGAACGCATCGTTGCCATGCACCATCTGGATATCCCCTGGAAACCTTCGGAACTGGAGCAGCGCGATGGCCGTGGTGCCCGGCAAGGAAACTGGCTGGCCAAGCAGTTTTATGGCAACAAGGTTAGAAATTTTATTTATGCGGTCGAGCAATCACTGGACAACTACAAATTCAACCTGCTTAAAAACAAGCAAATTTTTATCAGCCAGATGAAGAATAATGAATTGTCTGTGCGTACGCTGGATGAAGGTGCTATGGACGAACAGAGCGGCATGAGTTTCTCTGAGTATATCGCCATATTATCCGGTGATACCTCATTATTGGAAAAGACACGGCTCGAAAAGAAGGTTGCAGAATTGGAAGGTTATAAAGGCGCTCACTTTAAAGAAGTGGCCCGCAGCCGTTACTTGTTGGAAGACCTGGAAAAGAAAAGCCGGGATACGCAATCAACTTTGGAGTTGGTCCGTAAAGATGAAGTTAGCTACAAACAAGTGCTGAAATTTGATGAAGACGGCACCAAGCAAAATCCTCTTAAACTCAAGGATATTGCTTTGGCCGACACGGTTGCTATTGGCAATCACCTGATCGGGTTATATAAAAACTGGGCCCCCACAGATTTTAACCAACCCGACCTTCATTTAGGTGAATTGTACGGCTTCGATCTTTTTATCAGGCGCAAGCTGCAAACTATTGAGGAAGGATTTTCAAGCAGGATCACCCATGTAACCTCGCTGTATGCAGAGAGCCGGTCTACCGGCATCAAATACATGCAAAACGGCGGGGCGCCTAATATTGATAATCCCAAACACGCCGCCAGGTATTTTTTAGATGCGATCAACCGGGTTGTTGGAATGGCGGAACGTTACGAAAAGGAATTGGTAGGCGTCAACAAACAGATTCCCGAAGTCCGTGAACTTTCCCAAAGGCCATTTGACCAGGAGTATGAACTGGCTTCCTTGAAAAAGGATATGGAGAAACTGGAAATGGAGATTAACCAAAAAATTGCTGAAAGAGAAAAGCTGGCACAGGCAGCGCAGCTGTCCATAGAAGATGACAATGAGCCCCTTGAGGAAGTATCGCTGGGTATTAAACGTTAA
- a CDS encoding M23 family metallopeptidase, giving the protein MKLLISFCLVCLPLKHLKINSEYGYRIHPLTGKYAMHAGVDLKARHDTVYAILSGMVRSTGYDNGLGINIRLAHGAVESIYGHLSQIFVIPTDSVTAGEPIGITGATGHVTGEHLHFSICYRHQYINPIKFLYELLKKQENEQKFQTTADPAFRQADR; this is encoded by the coding sequence ATGAAACTACTGATCAGCTTTTGCCTGGTCTGCCTGCCCCTTAAACATCTAAAAATAAATTCCGAATACGGTTACCGAATCCATCCGCTTACCGGCAAATACGCCATGCATGCGGGTGTCGATCTCAAAGCCCGCCATGATACTGTTTATGCTATCCTTAGCGGTATGGTCAGATCGACCGGCTATGATAATGGCCTGGGCATAAACATTCGGCTGGCTCATGGCGCGGTCGAATCCATATACGGCCACCTCAGCCAAATTTTTGTAATACCTACCGATAGCGTAACCGCCGGTGAGCCTATCGGCATCACCGGAGCTACCGGACACGTGACCGGCGAGCATTTGCACTTCAGCATTTGCTACAGGCATCAATACATCAATCCAATCAAATTTTTATACGAACTGCTTAAAAAACAAGAAAATGAGCAAAAATTTCAAACCACTGCCGATCCAGCTTTCAGACAAGCTGATCGCTGA
- the traK gene encoding conjugative transposon protein TraK: MMIIKNIEAKIRLATFIAAGSLLTSLIIVGMNCLYAFKMVSNAQKSIYILDNNIPILARQTDMQMNRPAEYRADVDLFHSLFFSLTPDDNYMEYQMKKAMYLVDQSGMEQYNNLKENGFFNSILSSSSVLTLQTDSIWVDVPKHYFRYYGKLKIDRRSSTVVRSLITEGYLKDIPRSDNNPHGVLITNWKTLENKDLQDVEKNTF; encoded by the coding sequence ATGATGATCATAAAAAATATAGAAGCCAAAATCAGGTTAGCGACTTTCATTGCCGCCGGTAGCCTGCTGACTTCGCTCATTATTGTCGGCATGAATTGTCTTTATGCCTTTAAAATGGTTTCCAACGCACAAAAAAGTATCTATATACTGGATAATAATATCCCCATTCTCGCACGGCAAACTGATATGCAAATGAACCGTCCCGCCGAATACAGGGCCGATGTTGACCTTTTCCATTCCTTATTTTTCTCCTTAACCCCGGATGATAATTACATGGAATATCAAATGAAAAAGGCCATGTACCTCGTGGATCAATCAGGGATGGAGCAATACAATAATTTGAAGGAAAACGGTTTTTTTAATTCTATCCTTTCTTCGAGCTCTGTACTAACCCTGCAAACAGATTCCATTTGGGTAGATGTGCCGAAACATTATTTCCGCTATTACGGTAAACTAAAAATTGACCGCCGCAGCTCTACGGTTGTCCGTTCCCTGATAACGGAGGGGTACCTGAAGGATATCCCGCGAAGTGATAATAACCCACATGGTGTCCTGATCACCAATTGGAAAACCCTTGAAAATAAAGACCTGCAAGATGTGGAGAAAAATACATTCTAA
- the traM gene encoding conjugative transposon protein TraM, translating into MMKINFKQPKYMLPLILLPFLCLFFYAWHSGFSKPKPTVTENVGLNGSVGNVSADVRKKQLADKLDAYRSTYKEADGLTAVNVIPRENSSNPAFNNDYSDQQKKKLDSIQQAMKLKFGNGGNTTSKHEQQMGLNNDRQVAGAIEAMRNRQPNSSRPVAPVAKEKDPMEVFKAQMAIMDSINKANDPAYKHELKKKEAADKAAKLKQNQVRLTVEKADAISSDFNTVMPEKETAFISAVIDENVTGFAGSRLRLKLLENIKAGNNLIKKGTYLFAQISGFTEQRVTLAVTSILYDGKILPVKLDIYDMDGLPGLYVPSSAFRDFTKDLGSNSVQGVTIDGSSGNSQFIMSSLDKVFQSTSSAIADLIRKNKAKLKYNSYLYLIDNDALQNAQKSY; encoded by the coding sequence ATGATGAAAATTAATTTTAAGCAGCCTAAATATATGCTGCCGCTCATCCTATTGCCCTTTTTGTGCCTTTTCTTTTACGCCTGGCATAGTGGGTTTTCCAAGCCAAAGCCAACGGTTACCGAAAATGTCGGGCTAAATGGTTCTGTTGGCAATGTATCCGCCGATGTCCGAAAGAAGCAATTGGCGGATAAGCTCGATGCTTACCGGAGCACTTACAAGGAGGCTGATGGCTTAACAGCCGTGAATGTGATACCCCGCGAAAATTCCAGTAACCCCGCATTTAACAATGATTATTCTGATCAGCAAAAGAAAAAGCTGGATTCTATTCAGCAGGCCATGAAACTAAAATTTGGCAATGGAGGCAACACCACTTCAAAGCATGAACAACAAATGGGGTTGAACAATGACCGGCAGGTGGCTGGTGCGATTGAGGCGATGCGCAACAGGCAACCAAATTCGTCACGCCCGGTTGCGCCTGTAGCCAAAGAAAAAGATCCGATGGAAGTTTTCAAAGCGCAAATGGCCATCATGGATAGTATCAATAAAGCCAACGACCCGGCCTATAAACATGAGTTAAAGAAAAAAGAGGCCGCTGATAAGGCTGCTAAGTTAAAGCAAAACCAGGTTAGGTTGACGGTTGAAAAAGCAGATGCGATCTCTTCGGATTTTAATACGGTAATGCCGGAAAAGGAGACTGCCTTTATTAGCGCTGTCATCGACGAAAATGTAACCGGTTTTGCAGGATCACGCTTACGACTGAAACTTCTGGAAAATATTAAGGCGGGCAATAACCTGATCAAAAAAGGCACCTACCTTTTTGCCCAGATCAGCGGATTTACAGAGCAGCGGGTAACCCTGGCGGTAACTTCCATCTTATATGATGGGAAAATCCTTCCGGTCAAACTGGATATCTATGATATGGACGGCTTACCCGGACTCTATGTGCCGTCATCTGCTTTTCGGGATTTTACCAAAGACCTCGGAAGCAACTCGGTCCAGGGCGTGACCATCGATGGCAGTTCCGGTAACAGCCAGTTTATCATGAGTTCGCTGGATAAAGTTTTTCAATCCACTTCATCCGCCATCGCCGATCTCATTCGCAAAAATAAAGCGAAGCTTAAATACAATTCTTACCTCTACCTGATTGACAATGATGCGTTGCAAAACGCTCAGAAGTCCTATTAA
- a CDS encoding DUF4138 domain-containing protein, with the protein MKIIFFCLLVLCAPTLYAQEKLPVVYLPENLTIHFISPEPIQYVDISTKDLVGDLPLKNVLRLKLRDSLKSFLGSVVTVAGEKFIAQYRLLPGYPGVPTEINIVPADMLPLDISGIGLSQNQLKGLALSLIAKSPDKHMEKVKAFGIKGALNHVYTVGDYIFLDIGYHNKTNLKYDIDDFRFKVDDKKVTKAANNQSVEIKPEFVLFSPPAFSKNYRNIFVFKKMSFPGNKVLHAELSEKQLSGRVITLSISYQDILDADTLPN; encoded by the coding sequence ATGAAAATCATTTTTTTCTGCCTTTTGGTGCTCTGCGCCCCAACCCTTTATGCCCAGGAAAAACTACCTGTAGTTTACCTGCCTGAAAACCTGACCATTCATTTTATCTCACCGGAGCCTATACAATATGTAGATATCTCAACAAAAGACCTGGTTGGTGATTTGCCGCTTAAAAACGTCCTGCGCTTAAAACTGCGCGATTCACTCAAATCCTTTTTAGGTTCAGTGGTTACCGTTGCAGGTGAAAAATTTATTGCACAATACCGTTTATTGCCGGGTTATCCGGGAGTGCCTACCGAGATAAATATTGTTCCGGCAGATATGCTGCCATTGGATATCTCCGGCATCGGCCTGTCCCAAAACCAACTGAAAGGGTTAGCCCTCAGCCTGATCGCCAAAAGCCCGGATAAACATATGGAAAAGGTAAAGGCCTTTGGCATCAAAGGAGCGTTGAACCATGTATATACGGTTGGTGATTATATATTTCTCGATATCGGCTATCACAACAAAACTAACCTGAAATATGACATTGATGATTTCCGGTTTAAGGTTGATGATAAAAAAGTCACCAAAGCGGCCAATAACCAATCGGTTGAAATAAAACCGGAGTTTGTGTTGTTTAGTCCGCCTGCTTTCTCCAAAAATTACCGGAACATCTTTGTCTTTAAAAAGATGTCTTTTCCTGGTAATAAGGTGCTGCACGCGGAACTAAGCGAAAAGCAACTTTCCGGCCGTGTCATTACCCTGAGTATTTCCTACCAGGATATACTGGATGCGGATACGCTGCCTAATTAA
- a CDS encoding type IV secretion system DNA-binding domain-containing protein, which yields MEETREQQKLHGFLQCAIYISIGLEAAIFIYHDAPFWGIFFTPLDKISHLIIYSNLVYSKLTTFGLICLVSIGTLAKKKTDLDPKKHIIYPLAIGLFLFFGSLVFAGRASPVAFAYTSWYNLLYLVCSFAGALMVSVSMDNISKFIKSGLGKDKWNTEAESFMQPVKRVDTPYSVNIPMLFYYKGKVRNGWINICNVFRGTMVIGTPGSGKSFSIVNPFIRQLIAKEFAVCLYDFKFPDLGHIAYYHYLLAKQNGKLKGFAFHVINLNDIERSRRINPWRADYIKSLADAAETAEALVEALKKGDRSGGSDQFFTQSAINFLASCVYFMSKYKGGIYSSFPHVLAFLNRSYEEIFNALTSEPELRSLLSPFMTAYNAKAFDQLEGQIGTLKIFISRLATKETYWVFSGNDFDLKISDKENPGMLVLANDPNTQNINSACYSIIINRLTKLINTKGNLPSALIVDEVPTLFVHRVENLIATARSNKVAVLMGLQELPQFNQQYGKDTAATITAVVGTVLSGSVRNKDTLEWLERLFGKSKQIGEGLSIDRNKTSTSLNEKLEALIPAGKIASLNSGEMVGVIAADAQEKFTGQFETSAINCRINLDMEAIKREEKGYKTLPSFYDFGGKLDEKLRQNFNHISQEIQEMVLAFKPPAPNTPVKATMKK from the coding sequence ATGGAAGAAACCAGAGAGCAGCAAAAACTCCATGGGTTTCTGCAATGCGCCATCTATATATCCATAGGTTTAGAAGCTGCTATTTTTATTTACCATGATGCCCCTTTCTGGGGCATTTTTTTTACTCCACTGGATAAGATCAGCCACCTTATTATTTATTCCAATCTGGTCTATAGCAAATTGACCACGTTTGGCCTCATCTGCCTGGTGAGCATCGGTACGCTGGCAAAAAAGAAAACAGACCTCGACCCTAAAAAGCATATCATCTATCCGCTTGCAATCGGTCTATTTTTATTCTTCGGCAGCCTTGTTTTTGCGGGTCGTGCCTCCCCGGTAGCATTTGCTTATACCAGCTGGTATAACCTTCTTTACCTCGTTTGCTCTTTCGCAGGGGCCCTTATGGTAAGTGTGTCAATGGACAATATTTCCAAGTTCATCAAATCCGGTTTGGGCAAGGATAAATGGAACACGGAGGCAGAAAGCTTCATGCAGCCGGTCAAGCGGGTGGATACGCCATATTCGGTCAACATTCCCATGCTTTTCTATTACAAGGGCAAGGTGAGGAACGGATGGATCAATATCTGCAATGTATTTCGTGGTACCATGGTGATCGGTACGCCCGGTTCGGGTAAATCCTTTAGTATAGTTAATCCCTTTATCCGTCAGCTGATCGCTAAAGAGTTCGCGGTATGTCTTTACGATTTCAAATTTCCTGATCTGGGCCATATCGCCTATTACCATTACCTGCTGGCCAAGCAGAATGGAAAACTTAAAGGTTTTGCCTTTCATGTGATCAATTTAAATGATATTGAAAGAAGTCGCAGGATCAACCCCTGGAGGGCGGATTATATCAAGTCTTTGGCCGATGCAGCGGAAACCGCAGAAGCCTTAGTGGAAGCATTGAAAAAAGGCGACCGTTCCGGAGGCAGCGACCAGTTCTTCACGCAATCTGCAATTAATTTCTTAGCCTCCTGTGTTTATTTCATGAGCAAATACAAAGGAGGAATCTATTCCAGCTTCCCTCATGTGTTGGCCTTCCTGAACCGCTCTTATGAGGAAATATTTAACGCGCTGACTTCGGAGCCGGAATTGCGTTCCCTACTGTCACCATTTATGACTGCTTACAATGCTAAGGCATTCGACCAATTGGAGGGGCAGATTGGTACGCTGAAGATCTTTATTAGCAGGCTGGCAACTAAAGAAACGTACTGGGTATTCTCGGGAAACGACTTCGATTTGAAGATCTCCGATAAGGAAAATCCCGGTATGCTCGTACTGGCTAACGATCCGAATACCCAAAATATCAATTCGGCCTGCTATTCTATTATCATTAACCGCCTGACCAAGCTGATCAATACTAAAGGCAATTTACCTTCGGCACTGATCGTGGATGAAGTGCCCACCTTATTCGTTCACCGGGTGGAAAATTTAATTGCAACAGCCAGGTCTAATAAGGTAGCCGTGTTGATGGGTCTGCAGGAATTGCCCCAATTCAATCAACAATATGGTAAAGATACCGCAGCCACCATCACCGCCGTAGTGGGTACCGTCCTTTCAGGTTCGGTCAGGAATAAGGATACATTGGAATGGCTGGAACGATTATTTGGCAAATCCAAACAGATCGGGGAGGGCTTGTCCATCGACCGCAATAAAACTTCGACCTCCCTGAATGAAAAATTGGAAGCCTTGATCCCGGCAGGGAAAATAGCCTCCCTCAATTCCGGCGAAATGGTTGGCGTAATTGCCGCCGATGCACAGGAAAAATTTACCGGCCAGTTTGAAACCTCCGCCATTAATTGCCGGATCAATCTTGATATGGAGGCCATTAAACGGGAAGAAAAGGGCTATAAAACTTTGCCTTCCTTTTATGATTTCGGCGGGAAGCTGGATGAAAAACTCCGGCAGAACTTTAACCATATCAGCCAGGAGATACAAGAAATGGTACTGGCATTCAAACCGCCAGCACCGAATACACCAGTTAAAGCCACCATGAAGAAATGA